Proteins encoded in a region of the bacterium genome:
- a CDS encoding DUF4159 domain-containing protein: protein MQGAMCALAILLYSGAYAQTSPPLSATGIGLLKYKGGGDWYSAARALRNLMLFARESTNLRLAPEPTAVEPSSLELFAYPVTFINGHGNVAFSEDDVRNLRAYFAAGGFLFANDDYGMDASFRREMKKVLPESKFIELPFSHPIYHVQYNFPNGTPKIHEHDKLPAQGFGVFLDGVMVCYYNYQSDLCDGWEAESVHGDPPQKRRAALEMGTNVLLYALSRGVQ from the coding sequence CTGCAAGGAGCGATGTGCGCGCTCGCTATCCTTTTATATAGTGGAGCGTACGCGCAGACCTCCCCTCCGCTGAGCGCGACCGGAATCGGGCTTCTCAAATACAAGGGCGGCGGCGACTGGTACAGCGCGGCGCGGGCGCTGCGCAACCTCATGCTGTTCGCGCGCGAGAGCACCAACCTCCGCCTCGCCCCCGAACCGACCGCCGTCGAACCGTCGTCGCTGGAACTCTTCGCCTACCCCGTCACCTTCATCAACGGCCACGGCAACGTCGCGTTCAGCGAGGACGACGTCCGTAATCTGCGCGCGTACTTCGCGGCGGGCGGATTCCTGTTCGCCAACGACGACTACGGCATGGACGCGAGCTTCCGTCGTGAGATGAAAAAAGTCCTGCCCGAATCCAAGTTCATCGAACTGCCGTTTTCGCATCCCATCTATCACGTGCAATACAATTTCCCGAACGGCACTCCCAAGATCCACGAGCACGACAAGCTGCCCGCGCAGGGATTCGGAGTGTTTCTGGACGGCGTGATGGTCTGCTACTACAACTATCAGAGCGATCTCTGCGACGGCTGGGAAGCGGAGTCCGTGCACGGCGATCCGCCGCAGAAACGCCGCGCCGCGCTGGAGATGGGAACGAATGTGCTCCTCTATGCGCTGTCACGGGGAGTACAATAA